A region of Pseudarthrobacter sp. NIBRBAC000502770 DNA encodes the following proteins:
- a CDS encoding MFS transporter has protein sequence MSIQGVTREQAVRRATVASVVGTTIEWYDFFLYGTAAALVFPQLFFPGQVAFAGVLAAFGTQFVGFVARPIGAAVFGHFGDRIGRKTTLMATLFLMAFGTVLIGCLPTYQSIGVAAPVLLVLLRIIQGIGVGGEWGGSVLLSMEWGDQNRRGLSASWPQIGVPLGLVLSTGVVRITTAATGTEGFAAYGWRIPFILSIILIGVGLFVRLRVIESPEFDEVRKSNKVVRAPIIEVIRRQPKEILLSALVRTSEQAPFYLFITFVITYATKQLKLDSNSILDDTLIAAALGLVSVPLFGRLSDRFGRRRVYGTGIVLTALFAFPYFGLLNTRDSLWVGVAVVVSLILHDIQYGPQAALIAESFDTDIRYTGAGLGYQLASVIAGGPAPLIAAALLASYGNSTSISLYIILCCVIAMLALIFLPRAKGALAKDAAAAAMPRNL, from the coding sequence CCGCGCCACGGTGGCGAGCGTGGTGGGTACCACCATCGAGTGGTACGACTTCTTCCTGTATGGGACGGCCGCCGCCCTGGTGTTTCCCCAGTTGTTCTTCCCGGGCCAGGTTGCCTTCGCCGGCGTGCTGGCGGCTTTCGGTACCCAGTTTGTCGGCTTTGTTGCCAGGCCAATCGGCGCGGCGGTCTTCGGCCATTTCGGCGACCGGATTGGACGCAAGACGACACTTATGGCCACGCTCTTCCTGATGGCCTTCGGCACGGTCCTGATCGGCTGCCTGCCCACGTACCAAAGCATCGGCGTTGCCGCGCCGGTCCTCCTGGTCCTGCTCCGGATCATCCAGGGAATCGGCGTGGGAGGCGAGTGGGGCGGTTCTGTCCTGCTGAGCATGGAATGGGGCGACCAGAACCGCCGTGGTCTGTCCGCCTCCTGGCCCCAGATCGGGGTGCCGCTGGGGCTTGTCCTGTCCACCGGCGTCGTCAGGATCACCACGGCCGCAACGGGAACTGAAGGGTTTGCTGCCTACGGCTGGCGGATCCCGTTCATCCTGAGCATCATCCTGATCGGTGTGGGCCTGTTCGTCCGGCTGCGCGTCATCGAAAGCCCGGAGTTCGACGAAGTCCGCAAGTCCAACAAGGTGGTGCGGGCCCCGATCATCGAGGTGATCCGCCGGCAGCCCAAGGAGATCCTCCTTTCCGCCCTGGTGCGCACCTCGGAGCAGGCGCCCTTCTACCTCTTCATCACCTTCGTGATCACCTACGCCACCAAGCAGTTGAAGCTGGACAGCAACTCGATCCTTGATGACACGCTGATCGCGGCGGCGCTGGGGCTGGTCAGTGTTCCGCTGTTCGGGCGCCTGTCCGACCGCTTCGGGCGGCGGCGGGTGTACGGAACCGGGATTGTGCTTACCGCGCTGTTCGCATTCCCCTACTTTGGGCTGCTGAACACGCGGGACTCCCTGTGGGTTGGCGTTGCCGTGGTGGTCAGCCTGATCCTGCACGACATCCAGTACGGACCGCAGGCCGCCCTGATCGCCGAAAGTTTCGACACCGACATCCGCTACACGGGCGCCGGCCTGGGCTACCAGCTGGCCAGCGTGATTGCCGGAGGTCCCGCACCCCTCATCGCTGCCGCCCTGCTGGCGAGCTATGGCAATTCGACGTCGATTTCGCTGTACATCATCCTTTGCTGCGTGATTGCCATGCTTGCCCTGATCTTCCTGCCCAGGGCCAAGGGGGCGCTGGCCAAGGACGCCGCTGCCGCCGCAATGCCCAGAAACCTGTAG
- a CDS encoding flavin reductase family protein, with product MVVPRPIAWVSSTSPDGVDNLAPHSFFTVASVDPPIIQFTSVGEKDSLRNIEATGEFVVNLAPAALIQEVNATGTNFSPDVSEFDAAGLAREPSAMVRPPRVKDSPAVLECSLHQTLRMGDCVLVFGLVVHAAVSSQVLSGDHPDVAGLDPLSRLGGDEWGMLGPILHLPRIRASQWPGPFRPREGT from the coding sequence GTGGTGGTTCCGCGGCCCATCGCCTGGGTGTCCAGCACATCCCCGGACGGGGTGGACAATCTTGCGCCGCACTCTTTTTTCACCGTGGCCTCGGTGGACCCGCCGATCATCCAGTTCACCTCCGTCGGCGAGAAGGATTCGCTGCGGAACATCGAGGCGACGGGGGAGTTCGTGGTGAACCTGGCGCCGGCGGCGCTGATCCAGGAGGTCAATGCCACTGGTACCAATTTCAGCCCCGATGTCAGCGAGTTCGATGCCGCCGGCCTGGCCCGTGAGCCCAGTGCCATGGTCCGGCCGCCCCGGGTTAAGGACTCTCCGGCGGTGCTGGAATGCTCGCTTCACCAGACCCTGCGCATGGGTGACTGTGTCCTGGTGTTCGGCCTGGTAGTGCACGCCGCCGTCTCCTCCCAGGTGCTCAGCGGTGACCACCCGGACGTGGCCGGGCTTGATCCGCTGTCAAGGCTGGGCGGGGACGAATGGGGCATGCTTGGCCCCATCCTCCACCTGCCGCGGATCCGTGCCTCGCAGTGGCCTGGTCCTTTCAGGCCGCGGGAGGGCACATGA
- a CDS encoding enoyl-CoA hydratase/isomerase family protein, which produces MAAVGVDVAESIATISFGSGGRLNALGQRDWEDLRCAVHGLASGPTLRAVVVRGRGGVFCAGSDISEWDGTSGADVGRTFDVLEAALQALEDLPVPTLAVVEGVAAGGGCQLALACDLQLVTPTARMGMPVARLGLLVPATFAARLALRVGPSRAKDLLYTGRMLTAREAWDMGLVTTLAPDDDADAALAAVLDPWKGVSSASLKASKAAVDEGLRLLTEAGRRAPKGPAVDPVEFRDRVTGFLHRRTGAGPPAPPP; this is translated from the coding sequence ATGGCGGCGGTCGGTGTTGACGTGGCGGAGTCCATTGCCACGATTTCCTTCGGCAGCGGCGGGCGGCTCAATGCCCTGGGCCAGAGGGACTGGGAGGATCTGCGGTGCGCAGTACACGGGCTGGCCTCCGGCCCGACCCTGCGCGCCGTCGTGGTGCGCGGCCGCGGTGGAGTGTTTTGCGCCGGCTCTGACATAAGCGAATGGGACGGGACGTCGGGCGCGGACGTTGGCCGGACCTTTGACGTTCTGGAAGCCGCATTGCAGGCACTCGAGGACTTGCCCGTCCCAACGCTGGCCGTGGTCGAAGGGGTTGCGGCCGGTGGGGGCTGCCAGCTTGCCCTTGCCTGCGACCTGCAACTGGTGACCCCAACAGCGCGGATGGGCATGCCCGTGGCACGCCTGGGCTTGCTGGTTCCGGCCACCTTCGCCGCCCGCCTGGCACTGCGGGTAGGTCCGTCCCGGGCCAAGGACCTTCTTTACACGGGCCGTATGCTCACTGCCCGCGAGGCGTGGGACATGGGGCTGGTCACCACCCTCGCCCCCGACGACGATGCGGACGCGGCCCTGGCTGCAGTCCTCGACCCGTGGAAAGGCGTCTCGTCGGCGTCTCTAAAGGCATCGAAGGCAGCGGTGGACGAGGGCCTGCGCCTCCTGACGGAAGCCGGCCGCCGCGCGCCAAAGGGCCCTGCGGTGGATCCGGTGGAATTCCGGGACCGGGTCACGGGCTTTCTCCACCGCCGGACCGGGGCGGGGCCGCCGGCTCCACCACCGTGA
- a CDS encoding SDR family oxidoreductase, with translation MRIQRAAPGQDILRGRVAVVTGSSRGLGFAMARVLGLHGATVVLAARSGDDVAAAVRRLLDEGIAASGCRCHTAELADVEALRDEAVARGTLDIWVNNAGTSGVYGPTASTPADDFTRVVRTNILGTFHGSRVALPVFLGQGHGDLVNLYGQGDRGPVALQNAYASSKRWVRQFTETLRLETKGTGVRVHGMNPGLVETALLARVRSQPGYQQRLSGLQVVVGLWGQNAGEAALPIVDLVTSDHPEFRFLTKRRMVAHGLRSVLAGRLRRVNRMPLDITVVEPAAPPRSGGGESP, from the coding sequence ATGCGGATCCAACGGGCGGCGCCTGGCCAGGACATCCTTCGCGGCCGGGTAGCGGTGGTGACCGGCTCGTCGCGGGGGCTGGGGTTTGCCATGGCCCGCGTGCTGGGCCTGCACGGCGCAACGGTGGTGCTTGCAGCCAGGTCCGGGGACGACGTTGCTGCGGCCGTCCGCCGCCTGCTCGATGAGGGGATCGCGGCATCCGGATGCCGCTGCCACACCGCCGAACTGGCTGACGTTGAGGCGCTTCGCGACGAGGCCGTTGCCCGGGGAACGCTGGATATCTGGGTTAACAATGCGGGAACGTCGGGGGTGTACGGACCCACAGCGTCGACGCCCGCCGACGACTTCACGCGCGTGGTGCGCACCAACATCCTGGGTACGTTCCACGGCTCCAGGGTTGCCTTGCCGGTATTCCTGGGCCAGGGGCACGGCGACCTGGTCAACCTCTACGGCCAGGGCGACCGGGGTCCGGTGGCGCTGCAGAACGCCTACGCCTCAAGCAAGCGGTGGGTCCGCCAGTTCACCGAGACACTCCGCCTCGAAACCAAGGGCACCGGCGTCCGGGTCCACGGCATGAACCCCGGACTCGTGGAAACTGCGCTCCTGGCGCGGGTGCGGTCCCAGCCAGGCTACCAACAGCGCCTCAGCGGCCTGCAGGTGGTGGTGGGGCTGTGGGGACAAAATGCGGGCGAGGCGGCGCTGCCCATCGTGGACCTTGTCACCTCGGACCATCCGGAATTCAGGTTCCTGACCAAGCGGCGGATGGTGGCTCACGGACTCCGCAGCGTGCTGGCCGGACGCCTGCGCCGCGTCAACCGGATGCCTTTGGACATCACGGTGGTGGAGCCGGCGGCCCCGCCCCGGTCCGGCGGTGGAGAAAGCCCGTGA
- a CDS encoding excinuclease ABC subunit UvrA yields the protein MHAKQNTGTLTALNTSAPAAAHAEDGFVRVRGARENNLRNISVDVPRDAIVAFTGVSGSGKSSLAFGTIYAEAQRRFFESVAPYARRLIQQGHNPKVDLITGLPPAVALQQRRGTATSRSTVGTVTTLSNSLRMLFSRAGSYPEGAAPLDSDAFSPNTAAGACPECHGLGTAHTVTEASLVPDPSLSIREGAIAAWPGAWQGKNLRDILTHLGYDVDVPWRRLPRKQRDWILFTEEQPVVEVTPQRDRVAKPYKGRFWSAKSYVMHTLLDSKSPAMREKVLRFMETGPCPRCGGTGLRPEALAVTFAGHTIAALNAVPMTELAAIIRPTTTLAAAATASRKQSSESNEVAVAITRDLLQRITVLLELGLGYLALGRATPTLSPGEMQRLRIATQLRSGLFGVIYVLDEPSAGLHPADAEPLLAVLDQLKSSGNSVFVVEHNMDMVRRADWLVDVGPRAGEDGGKVLYSGPVQGLDEVPESVTRPFLFPGAPQEGADDGGARQGARREAAGWLELRDVNRHNLRNLDAAFPLGVLTAVTGVSGSGKSTLVSRVLADVAGAVLQAGTGTPDEEPDEDAGEQGGTGTVGYVSGLELIDRLVKVDQRPIGRTPRSNLATYTGLFDAVRKEFAATGAARSRGFGAGRFSFNVAGGRCETCQGEGFVAVELLFLPGSYGPCPECDGTRYNPETLAVTYQGRNIAEVLGMTVNAASGFLAGVPSAARSLKTLQEVGLGYLRLGQPATELSGGEAQRIKLATELQRARRGHTLYLLDEPTTGLHPADVQLLMAQLNRLVDAGNTVIVVEHAMDVVAAADWVMDLGPAGGDAGGRIVAAGGPAAVARSRSSRTAPYLAAALRAASPGTDH from the coding sequence GTGCATGCCAAACAGAACACCGGGACATTGACCGCGCTGAACACCTCCGCTCCCGCGGCGGCCCACGCCGAAGACGGATTCGTCCGCGTGCGCGGTGCCCGAGAAAACAACCTGCGGAACATCAGCGTGGATGTGCCGCGGGACGCGATCGTGGCGTTCACCGGCGTCTCCGGTTCCGGCAAGTCGTCCTTGGCATTCGGCACCATCTACGCGGAGGCGCAGCGCCGGTTCTTCGAATCCGTGGCGCCCTACGCCCGCCGGCTTATCCAGCAGGGCCACAATCCCAAGGTGGACCTCATCACCGGGCTGCCGCCCGCCGTCGCCCTCCAGCAGCGCCGCGGAACCGCAACGTCCCGCTCCACCGTGGGAACGGTCACCACCTTGTCCAATTCGCTCCGGATGCTGTTTTCCCGCGCCGGCAGCTACCCGGAGGGCGCGGCGCCCCTCGATTCGGACGCTTTCTCCCCCAACACCGCTGCCGGCGCCTGCCCGGAATGCCACGGGCTGGGCACGGCGCACACCGTGACGGAGGCGTCCCTGGTCCCGGACCCCTCGCTGAGCATCCGTGAGGGGGCAATCGCCGCGTGGCCCGGTGCCTGGCAGGGCAAGAACCTACGCGACATCCTGACCCACCTGGGCTACGACGTGGACGTCCCGTGGCGGCGGTTGCCCAGGAAACAGCGGGACTGGATCCTGTTCACCGAAGAGCAGCCAGTGGTGGAGGTGACACCCCAGCGGGACCGCGTGGCCAAGCCCTACAAGGGCAGGTTCTGGAGTGCCAAAAGCTACGTCATGCACACATTGCTCGATTCCAAGAGCCCCGCCATGCGGGAAAAGGTCCTGCGCTTCATGGAGACCGGGCCGTGCCCGCGGTGCGGCGGAACCGGGCTCAGGCCCGAAGCCCTCGCGGTGACCTTTGCCGGCCACACCATCGCCGCGCTGAACGCGGTACCCATGACCGAACTCGCCGCGATCATCCGCCCCACCACCACACTGGCCGCGGCAGCGACAGCATCCCGCAAGCAGTCATCGGAGTCCAACGAAGTGGCCGTGGCCATCACCCGCGACCTGCTCCAGCGCATTACCGTGCTGCTGGAACTGGGCCTGGGGTACCTTGCGCTGGGGCGGGCCACGCCAACGCTTTCGCCCGGGGAAATGCAGCGGCTGCGGATCGCCACCCAGCTCCGCTCGGGGCTGTTCGGCGTCATCTACGTGCTGGATGAACCGTCGGCGGGCCTGCACCCCGCCGACGCGGAACCCCTCCTGGCCGTCCTGGACCAGCTCAAGTCGTCAGGAAATTCCGTCTTCGTGGTGGAACACAACATGGACATGGTCCGCCGGGCGGACTGGCTGGTGGACGTGGGGCCGCGGGCGGGCGAAGACGGCGGAAAAGTGCTCTACAGCGGCCCCGTGCAGGGCCTCGATGAGGTGCCGGAGTCCGTGACACGGCCGTTCCTGTTCCCAGGCGCCCCACAGGAGGGAGCGGACGACGGCGGCGCCCGGCAAGGTGCCCGGCGCGAAGCGGCCGGGTGGCTGGAACTGCGGGACGTCAACCGGCACAACCTGCGGAACCTGGACGCGGCTTTTCCGCTTGGCGTCCTGACAGCGGTCACCGGGGTCTCCGGTTCCGGAAAGTCCACCCTGGTCAGCCGGGTCCTGGCCGATGTCGCCGGCGCCGTGCTGCAGGCCGGGACCGGAACACCAGACGAGGAGCCGGACGAGGACGCGGGGGAACAGGGCGGAACCGGGACCGTTGGGTACGTGTCCGGCCTGGAGCTGATCGACCGCCTGGTGAAAGTGGACCAGAGGCCGATCGGCCGGACCCCGCGCTCCAATCTGGCAACCTACACGGGCCTGTTCGATGCGGTCCGCAAGGAATTCGCCGCCACCGGAGCTGCCCGGAGCCGGGGATTCGGGGCCGGCCGCTTTTCCTTCAACGTGGCAGGGGGCAGGTGCGAGACGTGCCAGGGCGAAGGTTTCGTGGCCGTGGAGCTCCTGTTCCTTCCCGGCAGCTACGGTCCGTGTCCGGAATGCGACGGAACCCGGTACAACCCGGAAACCCTGGCGGTCACCTACCAGGGCAGGAACATCGCCGAAGTGCTGGGCATGACGGTCAACGCTGCCTCTGGCTTCCTCGCCGGCGTGCCCTCGGCCGCCCGGTCCCTCAAGACGCTCCAGGAGGTGGGCCTGGGCTACCTTCGTCTTGGCCAGCCTGCCACCGAACTTTCCGGCGGGGAGGCCCAGCGGATCAAGTTGGCTACGGAACTGCAGCGGGCACGCCGGGGGCACACCCTGTACCTCCTGGATGAGCCCACCACCGGCCTGCACCCGGCCGACGTCCAGCTCCTCATGGCACAGCTGAACCGCCTGGTCGACGCCGGGAACACGGTGATCGTCGTGGAACACGCCATGGATGTAGTGGCGGCCGCCGACTGGGTGATGGACCTGGGGCCCGCCGGTGGCGACGCCGGCGGCAGGATCGTCGCCGCCGGCGGCCCGGCCGCCGTCGCGCGTTCCCGCAGCAGCCGCACTGCCCCCTACCTCGCGGCAGCGCTCCGGGCGGCTTCCCCCGGCACGGACCACTAA
- a CDS encoding DUF1206 domain-containing protein: MGNASQGANRAVSEAASASRSPAVRILARAGFVFIGLVHILIGAIALQLTRGQGGEADQSGAIGALASKPGGGILLWAGAVACAALALWMVSEAVFGARTETDSKTKLKNAASAAGKAVVFGFLAFTFAVFASGGSKNSSQSASDFTAKLMGAPAGVVVLVVVGLAIIGAGVFYAFRGVTRKFMEDLQDPVNARTAVEWIGTIGYAAKGVVLAVVGVLIIVAAATADPSKSSGLDGGLKTLGSQPYGVFLLAAIAAGLICYGVYSMARARYGKF; this comes from the coding sequence ATGGGCAACGCGTCGCAGGGAGCTAACAGGGCAGTATCCGAGGCCGCGTCCGCGAGCCGCAGCCCGGCAGTGCGGATTCTGGCACGCGCCGGATTCGTTTTCATCGGCCTGGTGCACATCCTGATCGGGGCCATCGCGTTGCAGCTGACCAGGGGCCAGGGGGGAGAAGCCGACCAGTCCGGGGCGATCGGTGCCCTGGCTTCCAAGCCCGGCGGCGGCATCCTGCTGTGGGCCGGTGCTGTTGCGTGTGCCGCGCTGGCCCTGTGGATGGTCAGCGAGGCAGTTTTCGGGGCACGCACGGAGACTGACTCCAAAACGAAGCTGAAGAACGCAGCCAGCGCAGCGGGGAAGGCAGTGGTCTTCGGTTTCCTTGCCTTCACCTTTGCCGTCTTCGCCTCCGGCGGCAGCAAGAACTCCAGCCAGTCCGCCAGTGATTTCACCGCAAAGCTGATGGGAGCGCCGGCCGGGGTGGTTGTCCTGGTGGTGGTCGGCCTGGCGATCATTGGCGCCGGCGTCTTTTACGCGTTCCGGGGTGTCACCCGGAAATTCATGGAGGACCTGCAGGACCCGGTAAACGCTCGGACGGCCGTGGAGTGGATCGGCACGATCGGCTACGCAGCCAAGGGCGTGGTGCTCGCCGTCGTCGGAGTCCTGATCATTGTGGCCGCCGCAACCGCGGACCCCTCCAAATCCTCAGGCCTCGACGGGGGGCTGAAGACACTCGGTTCGCAGCCGTACGGCGTGTTCCTCCTTGCTGCCATCGCCGCAGGGCTTATCTGCTACGGCGTGTACTCCATGGCGCGTGCACGCTATGGAAAGTTCTAG
- a CDS encoding SGNH/GDSL hydrolase family protein: protein MQDSMLLHGHPARLLTAGVAAILLAVTSGSAAQTRPTATASPLVRVVVVGDSLSTGHGTSPQEAWPALMRTDPGVAGLEVVNAAEDGSGYVSLGDYNGTFGTQVDDFVTPDTGIVVFFGSENDLGYASSEVGDAALAAMDRAEALAPEARIIVVGPPSYTSNPDPGLVDISDQLRTATARAGAEFVDPISEGWISDDFDDLIGPDGDHPTVLGQHYLLEHIGAYLEQAAPAAQAALEGRQDLHKPAA, encoded by the coding sequence ATGCAGGACAGCATGCTGCTGCACGGGCACCCCGCCCGGCTGTTGACGGCCGGGGTGGCCGCCATCCTCCTGGCCGTGACGTCGGGAAGCGCCGCCCAGACCCGGCCGACAGCCACCGCTTCACCCCTGGTCCGCGTTGTGGTGGTGGGGGACTCGCTGAGCACCGGCCATGGGACGTCCCCGCAGGAGGCGTGGCCGGCGCTGATGCGGACGGACCCTGGCGTGGCAGGGCTGGAAGTAGTCAACGCGGCCGAGGACGGCAGCGGCTACGTCAGCCTGGGCGACTACAACGGAACTTTCGGGACCCAGGTTGACGACTTCGTCACCCCGGACACCGGAATCGTGGTCTTCTTCGGTTCGGAGAACGACCTTGGCTATGCCTCCTCGGAGGTCGGCGACGCTGCGCTGGCGGCGATGGACAGGGCCGAGGCCCTTGCCCCGGAGGCGAGGATCATCGTGGTGGGGCCGCCGTCGTATACGTCGAATCCCGACCCCGGACTGGTGGATATCAGCGACCAGCTAAGGACCGCCACTGCGAGGGCCGGCGCAGAATTCGTCGACCCAATCTCGGAAGGCTGGATCAGCGACGACTTTGACGACCTGATCGGCCCCGATGGCGACCACCCGACCGTCCTGGGCCAGCATTACCTGCTGGAGCATATCGGGGCGTACCTTGAGCAGGCTGCGCCGGCGGCCCAGGCCGCGCTGGAAGGCCGCCAGGACCTGCACAAGCCGGCTGCCTAG
- a CDS encoding SCO1664 family protein, translating to MRMGHAVSARELTLLTDGRVELLGRIMSGSNATFLAEVSCEGDSAWAVYKPEAGERPLVDFDAGLYRRECAAFHLSEALGWGLVPPTVVRTDAPLGVGSLQWFIEGDHQEHYFTLYADAPETHDDLARMALFDYVANNTDRKSGHVLRGTDGRIWGIDHGLCFSAAFKLRTVIWDFAGDPIPDHLLEDIRPLAGAVPAEVAGLLHPAEVAALQRRVQHLLRDMVLPVDHTGMRYPWPLV from the coding sequence ATGCGTATGGGGCATGCGGTGTCCGCGCGGGAGCTGACCCTCCTCACCGACGGCCGCGTGGAGCTGCTGGGCCGCATCATGAGCGGAAGCAATGCCACGTTCCTCGCGGAGGTTTCCTGCGAGGGTGATTCGGCGTGGGCCGTCTACAAGCCGGAGGCGGGAGAACGGCCGCTGGTGGATTTCGACGCCGGCCTGTACCGCCGCGAGTGCGCAGCGTTCCATCTGAGCGAAGCGCTGGGCTGGGGCTTGGTGCCCCCTACGGTGGTGCGCACGGACGCCCCGCTTGGAGTGGGGTCGCTCCAGTGGTTCATCGAAGGGGACCATCAGGAACACTATTTCACCCTGTATGCCGACGCCCCGGAGACCCACGACGACCTGGCCCGGATGGCCTTGTTCGATTACGTGGCGAACAATACGGACCGGAAAAGCGGTCATGTGCTGCGCGGAACCGACGGGCGGATCTGGGGCATCGACCACGGCCTGTGCTTCTCCGCCGCCTTCAAGCTGCGCACCGTAATCTGGGACTTCGCCGGCGACCCCATTCCGGACCACCTGCTGGAGGACATCCGTCCACTGGCCGGCGCTGTTCCGGCCGAGGTGGCCGGGCTGCTCCACCCTGCCGAAGTGGCTGCCCTTCAGCGAAGGGTGCAGCACCTGTTGCGGGACATGGTGCTTCCGGTTGACCACACGGGGATGCGCTACCCCTGGCCGCTGGTCTAA
- a CDS encoding MSMEG_4193 family putative phosphomutase, whose product MTESTLILLVRHGETPTTGTVLPGRAPGLHLSERGRAQADAAAGRLAGLPVEAVYSSPLERARETAEPTAARTGRPVTEEAGLLECDFGDWTGAALAGLAALPEWQTVQHNPSAFRFPNGEGFSGMQARMVATLDDLRAAHRGGVVVCFSHADPIKAAVAHALGTHLDLFQRIMISPASVSVISYTDGQAPAVLTVNSTSEPLSGLRSP is encoded by the coding sequence GTGACAGAAAGCACACTGATTCTTTTGGTCCGCCACGGCGAGACGCCCACCACCGGCACCGTCCTGCCGGGCCGGGCCCCGGGCCTGCATCTTTCCGAACGCGGCCGGGCGCAGGCTGACGCCGCTGCCGGCCGGCTCGCCGGCCTGCCTGTGGAGGCGGTCTACTCGTCGCCCCTGGAACGGGCACGGGAAACTGCGGAGCCCACGGCTGCGCGCACCGGACGGCCGGTCACGGAAGAAGCCGGGCTCCTTGAATGCGATTTCGGTGACTGGACCGGCGCGGCGCTCGCCGGACTGGCTGCGCTGCCGGAGTGGCAGACCGTCCAGCACAACCCGTCCGCGTTCCGGTTTCCCAACGGGGAAGGCTTCTCCGGGATGCAGGCCCGGATGGTTGCGACGCTGGACGATCTTCGGGCCGCCCACCGGGGTGGCGTCGTGGTTTGTTTCTCCCATGCCGACCCCATCAAGGCGGCCGTGGCCCACGCGCTGGGCACGCACCTGGACCTCTTCCAACGGATCATGATCAGCCCGGCGTCGGTCTCTGTGATCTCCTACACTGACGGGCAGGCACCGGCCGTGCTCACGGTGAATTCGACGTCGGAACCCCTCAGCGGTCTGAGGTCGCCGTGA
- a CDS encoding sigma 54-interacting transcriptional regulator encodes MTDRPEIYTVGELRAAGYVLKDLRHEIRDNLLAALAAGRDPWPGLYGFGRTVVPQLERALLAGHDVVLLGERGQGKTRILRTLAGLLDEWSPVIEDSELNEHPFEPITEQSRARALTEGDRLRVAWRHRSERYVEKLATPDTSVADLIGDVDPMRVAEGRRLGDPETIHYGLIPRSNRGIIAINELPDLAERIQVAMLNVMEERDIQIRGYVLRLPLDVLVVASANPEDYTNRGRIITPLKDRFGAEIRTHYPIELEDEVAVIRQEGRLVADVPPFILEILARYTRALRQSPAINQASGVSARFAIAGAETVAAAALRRASLRGEDQAVARIIDLEPAVEVLTGKIEFESGEEGREEGILDHLLRTATAEAVRAHFQGLDMGPLVAALDGHRTVTTGEQVTAREFLGNLPSLNGSGLYDEIGRRLGAANDGQRAAAVELALEGLYLGRRISKESDDEETIYG; translated from the coding sequence GTGACTGATCGCCCCGAAATTTACACCGTTGGTGAACTGCGTGCGGCCGGGTATGTCCTGAAGGACCTGAGGCATGAAATCCGGGACAACCTCCTCGCCGCCCTGGCTGCGGGGCGTGACCCGTGGCCCGGCCTGTACGGCTTCGGCCGGACAGTGGTTCCGCAGCTGGAGCGGGCACTGCTCGCCGGCCACGACGTCGTCCTCCTGGGGGAGCGCGGGCAGGGAAAGACCCGCATCCTCCGCACCTTGGCGGGGCTGCTGGACGAGTGGTCGCCGGTCATCGAGGATTCAGAGCTGAACGAGCACCCCTTTGAACCCATCACCGAACAGTCACGCGCCCGGGCGCTGACCGAGGGGGACCGGCTGCGGGTGGCGTGGCGGCACCGTTCAGAGCGTTACGTGGAGAAGCTCGCAACACCGGATACGTCGGTGGCTGACCTCATTGGCGACGTGGACCCGATGAGGGTGGCCGAGGGCCGCCGCCTGGGGGATCCCGAAACCATCCATTACGGGCTGATCCCACGCTCCAACCGCGGCATAATTGCCATCAACGAGCTCCCCGACCTCGCTGAACGCATCCAGGTGGCCATGCTGAACGTCATGGAGGAACGCGATATCCAGATCCGCGGCTACGTCCTGCGGCTTCCGCTGGACGTGCTGGTGGTGGCCTCTGCCAACCCGGAGGATTACACCAACCGTGGCCGGATCATCACGCCGCTGAAGGACCGCTTCGGTGCGGAAATCCGCACCCACTACCCGATTGAGCTGGAAGACGAAGTAGCGGTCATCCGGCAGGAAGGGCGGCTGGTGGCCGACGTCCCGCCGTTCATCCTTGAAATCCTGGCCCGCTACACCCGGGCGCTGCGGCAGTCCCCTGCCATCAACCAGGCCTCCGGCGTGTCGGCACGGTTCGCCATTGCCGGGGCAGAAACGGTGGCGGCAGCGGCCCTGCGCCGGGCCAGCCTGCGGGGCGAGGACCAGGCAGTAGCCCGGATCATCGACCTTGAGCCCGCCGTGGAGGTGCTGACGGGCAAAATCGAGTTCGAATCCGGCGAGGAAGGACGGGAGGAGGGGATCCTGGACCACCTCCTCCGGACCGCCACCGCTGAAGCTGTCCGGGCCCACTTCCAGGGCCTGGACATGGGCCCCCTCGTGGCGGCCCTGGATGGGCACCGCACCGTCACCACCGGCGAACAGGTCACGGCACGGGAGTTCCTGGGCAACCTCCCGTCGCTGAACGGATCCGGCCTGTATGACGAAATTGGGCGCCGCCTGGGTGCGGCCAACGACGGACAGCGGGCCGCCGCCGTCGAACTGGCCCTTGAAGGGCTGTACCTCGGCCGGCGGATCTCCAAGGAGTCCGACGACGAGGAAACCATCTACGGCTAG